Proteins encoded by one window of Elusimicrobiaceae bacterium:
- the scpB gene encoding methylmalonyl-CoA decarboxylase — protein MKHITTETKNRTGIITLSNPKKRNALSNEMNTEIADALAGFKTQKLLTVVIRAEKNARVWSAGHDIAELPCNGKDPLAYNTPMEQMLRAIEAYPGVVLAMIQGSVWGGACDMAMTCDIIIADENSSFAITPIKIGLPYNPSGIIHFRNRVGLGFAKDMFFTARPVLAERAYKAGIINHFVPAHEIEEYTFRLTDEINGYSPLAIGIIKEQMRILFRATPVSPDAFEQIDQLRHTVYCSEDYQEGLKAFAEKRKAVFKGK, from the coding sequence ATGAAACACATCACGACCGAGACAAAAAACCGAACCGGCATTATCACGCTCAGCAATCCGAAAAAACGCAACGCGCTGAGCAACGAAATGAATACGGAAATCGCGGACGCACTGGCGGGCTTTAAAACGCAGAAACTGCTTACGGTCGTGATACGCGCGGAAAAAAACGCCAGAGTATGGTCAGCCGGCCATGATATAGCGGAACTGCCCTGCAACGGAAAAGATCCTCTCGCCTACAACACCCCGATGGAACAGATGCTCAGAGCCATAGAAGCCTACCCCGGCGTGGTGCTGGCCATGATCCAGGGCAGCGTGTGGGGCGGCGCCTGCGACATGGCCATGACATGCGACATCATCATAGCGGATGAAAATTCCTCGTTCGCCATAACCCCGATCAAAATAGGCCTGCCATACAATCCCTCCGGCATCATCCATTTCCGCAACCGGGTGGGGCTGGGCTTTGCCAAAGACATGTTTTTTACCGCCCGCCCGGTACTCGCGGAACGCGCCTACAAAGCCGGCATAATAAACCATTTCGTGCCCGCGCACGAAATCGAAGAATACACTTTCAGGCTGACGGACGAAATCAACGGCTATTCGCCGCTCGCCATCGGAATAATTAAAGAGCAGATGCGGATCCTGTTCCGGGCAACGCCCGTCAGCCCCGACGCTTTCGAGCAGATAGATCAGCTCCGTCATACCGTTTACTGCAGCGAGGATTATCAGGAAGGTCTTAAGGCCTTTGCAGAAAAACGCAAAGCGGTATTCAAGGGAAAATAA
- the pepT gene encoding peptidase T, producing MSFDFKERIYSRFERFVRVDTRSDEKAESCPSTPGQLELGRIAAQEMKAIGLRNVTVDANGYVTGELPATPGVTAPAIGFLAHLDTSPDCSGANVIPGRHNNYQGGDIIISEAAGLTLSAGAHGLSGCKGHDIITASGGTLLGADNKAGMAIILAAFEYLAQNPSIRHGLLKAAFTPDEEIGRGADLFDVAGFGAEFAYTVDGDIEGTVEDETFNADSASVSVTGRSYHPGSSKNLMYNAGRIAADIVASWPEHMLPETTEDREGFIMFTDIRGDVEKAELSAIVRDHDLKKLQEKEALLEAIVAEKRLKYPGAEIKLVFKQSYRNMKEVIARTPQVMEKLLAALAAEGVTPIHKPVRGGTDGARLSFMGLPTPNLFTGGSNFHGPYEWVSLDSMVKSAQVVARLAQEWASPPAF from the coding sequence ATGTCTTTTGATTTCAAGGAACGGATTTATTCCCGGTTCGAACGGTTTGTGCGGGTTGACACCCGCAGCGATGAGAAGGCAGAGAGCTGTCCCTCCACCCCCGGCCAGCTGGAACTGGGGCGCATAGCCGCGCAGGAAATGAAGGCTATCGGTCTGCGTAACGTGACGGTGGACGCAAACGGCTATGTGACCGGCGAACTGCCCGCCACGCCGGGCGTAACCGCGCCGGCGATAGGGTTTCTGGCGCATCTGGACACCTCGCCCGACTGTTCCGGCGCGAACGTAATTCCCGGCCGCCACAATAATTATCAGGGCGGCGATATCATAATAAGCGAAGCGGCGGGGCTGACGCTTTCGGCCGGCGCGCACGGCCTGTCCGGCTGCAAAGGGCACGATATCATAACCGCCTCCGGCGGCACTCTTTTAGGCGCGGACAACAAGGCCGGCATGGCTATAATACTGGCGGCGTTTGAATATCTCGCGCAGAATCCTTCCATACGCCACGGCTTGCTTAAAGCGGCCTTCACGCCGGACGAGGAAATCGGGCGCGGCGCCGACCTGTTCGATGTGGCCGGCTTCGGCGCCGAATTCGCCTACACCGTAGATGGCGACATAGAAGGCACCGTCGAAGACGAAACTTTCAACGCCGATTCCGCTTCCGTCAGCGTTACGGGGCGCAGTTACCATCCGGGTTCGTCAAAAAATCTGATGTATAACGCCGGGCGGATCGCGGCGGACATTGTGGCCTCGTGGCCGGAACATATGCTGCCGGAAACGACGGAAGACCGCGAGGGGTTCATCATGTTCACGGATATCCGGGGCGACGTGGAAAAGGCCGAGCTTTCCGCCATCGTGCGCGACCATGACCTGAAAAAACTGCAGGAGAAAGAGGCGCTGCTTGAGGCGATCGTGGCCGAAAAACGGCTCAAATATCCCGGCGCGGAGATCAAGCTTGTTTTCAAACAGAGCTACCGGAATATGAAGGAAGTTATCGCGCGCACGCCGCAGGTGATGGAGAAACTGCTGGCGGCTCTGGCGGCCGAGGGCGTCACCCCGATCCATAAGCCCGTGCGCGGCGGCACTGACGGCGCGCGGCTGTCTTTCATGGGCCTGCCCACGCCGAACCTGTTTACCGGGGGCAGCAATTTCCACGGGCCGTACGAATGGGTGTCGCTTGATTCAATGGTGAAATCCGCGCAGGTAGTGGCGCGGCTGGCGCAGGAATGGGCCAGCCCGCCGGCTTTTTGA